Proteins found in one Bremerella volcania genomic segment:
- a CDS encoding DUF1559 domain-containing protein: MTTRTSRSCRRGFTLVELLVVIAIIGVLIALLLPAVQQAREAARRMQCSNNLKQIGLAMHNYHDTFQSFPSGYIELSISDNQGHWTWSAFILPFMELGNVTDALQVGRVNPSQALTNNQAVMQGTYDPFLCPSDAGPSVSDPGECAGCAIENAGGTNLGLSKTNYVGVNSSAYVRANQATNFGDGTTGATGMFFKDSDTRMRDVTDGTSNTLMVAERAYVLNREWFGSSELFATRDKNGKGPDHYQHPDKANFDQGLYRTLCTTLFSPNIVIGTTTSKNQAKNHGISSLHPGGAMAVFADGSVSFLSETIPSNTTGTTDTIMEYLGNMQDGQVIGEY; encoded by the coding sequence ATGACTACTCGAACCTCTCGAAGTTGCCGTCGCGGTTTCACGCTCGTGGAATTGCTGGTTGTGATCGCCATTATTGGCGTACTGATCGCCCTGTTGTTGCCTGCGGTGCAGCAAGCCCGTGAAGCGGCTCGCCGGATGCAGTGCTCGAACAACTTGAAGCAGATCGGCCTGGCGATGCACAACTATCACGACACCTTTCAGTCTTTTCCCTCGGGTTACATTGAGTTGAGCATCTCAGATAACCAGGGACACTGGACCTGGTCGGCGTTCATTCTTCCCTTCATGGAACTGGGCAACGTTACCGATGCTCTGCAAGTCGGCCGCGTGAATCCGAGCCAGGCACTGACGAACAATCAGGCCGTCATGCAGGGAACCTACGATCCGTTTCTATGTCCTTCCGACGCGGGCCCCTCGGTCAGTGATCCAGGCGAATGTGCCGGGTGCGCGATCGAGAACGCTGGCGGAACGAATCTTGGTCTTTCCAAGACGAACTACGTGGGGGTCAACAGTTCGGCCTACGTGCGTGCGAATCAGGCTACTAACTTCGGCGATGGAACGACCGGGGCGACCGGGATGTTCTTCAAGGACAGCGACACGCGGATGCGTGACGTTACCGACGGGACGAGCAACACGCTGATGGTTGCCGAGCGCGCGTACGTCTTGAATCGCGAATGGTTCGGATCGAGCGAACTGTTCGCCACGCGTGATAAGAACGGGAAAGGTCCGGATCACTATCAACACCCCGACAAGGCTAACTTCGACCAAGGCCTGTACCGCACGCTATGTACGACGTTGTTTTCGCCAAACATCGTGATCGGGACGACGACTTCCAAGAACCAAGCCAAGAACCATGGTATCTCCAGCCTGCATCCAGGGGGGGCGATGGCTGTTTTCGCGGATGGATCGGTCAGCTTTCTGTCGGAAACGATTCCGAGCAACACGACCGGTACGACCGACACCATCATGGAATACCTGGGCAACATGCAAGATGGCCAGGTAATCGGCGAGTATTAA
- a CDS encoding IS110 family RNA-guided transposase, with protein MSSLPTFVGLDYHQDLVQVCVLDSEGRTLANRSVRNEADLIARFALQHGTPQRVAIEACCGAADLAEELVTHRNLPVQLAHPGYVARMKRSPDKTDLADAQLLADLARVNYLPSVWLAPEATRQLRRLVRHRAQLVRRRRDVKLRIRGLLRENRVPSPGGTPWTKKWLTWLQETDDLAPSDRWLVEDHLEELTSLGRRIRAVEAKIRHTVEDDPVVAKLLTMPGVGLVTAVTLRAEIGRFDRFTRGKQLARFCGVTPRNASSGQRQADAGLIKAGNPDLRTVLIELGHRLIRQTSGPWTKLATGMLSRGKPKNVVVAAVANRWVRWLHHELRRETPQADRVLEQAV; from the coding sequence ATGTCTAGTTTACCAACTTTCGTCGGGCTTGATTACCATCAGGATTTGGTTCAGGTGTGTGTTTTGGATTCGGAAGGGCGGACGCTGGCGAATCGGTCGGTGCGGAATGAGGCTGATTTGATTGCCCGCTTTGCGTTGCAGCATGGCACGCCGCAACGCGTGGCGATCGAGGCCTGTTGCGGGGCGGCCGATCTGGCCGAGGAACTGGTCACCCATCGCAATTTGCCGGTGCAGCTGGCTCATCCAGGCTACGTCGCACGGATGAAGCGTTCGCCTGACAAAACCGACCTGGCCGATGCCCAACTGCTGGCCGATCTGGCTCGCGTCAATTACCTGCCGAGCGTGTGGCTGGCCCCCGAAGCAACGCGGCAACTGCGACGCCTGGTCCGCCATCGGGCTCAATTGGTGCGGCGGCGGCGGGACGTTAAACTGCGGATTCGTGGGCTTTTACGAGAAAACCGGGTGCCTTCACCGGGCGGCACGCCTTGGACGAAGAAGTGGCTCACATGGCTGCAGGAAACAGACGACTTGGCACCAAGCGACCGGTGGCTTGTGGAAGACCACCTCGAGGAATTGACTTCCCTGGGGCGTCGCATCCGTGCTGTGGAAGCCAAGATCAGGCACACGGTCGAAGACGATCCGGTCGTTGCGAAGCTTCTGACAATGCCCGGCGTGGGGCTGGTGACGGCGGTTACGCTTCGCGCCGAGATCGGTCGCTTCGATCGCTTCACGCGTGGCAAGCAACTGGCTCGGTTCTGCGGAGTGACGCCTCGCAATGCCAGCAGTGGACAACGTCAGGCAGATGCAGGACTGATCAAGGCCGGCAACCCCGACCTGCGGACTGTGTTGATCGAATTGGGGCATCGACTGATTCGACAAACAAGTGGCCCATGGACCAAGCTAGCGACCGGCATGCTGAGTCGAGGCAAACCGAAGAACGTGGTGGTCGCGGCGGTCGCCAATCGTTGGGTTCGCTGGCTGCACCACGAACTACGCCGCGAAACGCCCCAAGCGGATCGCGTTTTAGAGCAAGCCGTTTAA
- a CDS encoding nitrilase family protein: MILRAATVQFQHAPGDKAANLATVARFVESAADEGVRLITFPEMCLTGYWHVRNLDRDAIDALAEEVPGGPSTVALVQLAEKHQMIVGAGLIERASDGQLYNTYVVAMPDGNVHAHRKLHCFISQHMSSGDRYTVFDSPLGCKLGVLICWDNNLVENARATALLGADILLAPHQTGGTASRSPHAMGRIDPEVWHARAEDPQRLAAEVNGPKGRGWLLRWLPARAHDNGLFLLFSNGIGLDDDEVRTGNAMILDCYGRIVAEATEPNDSIVVADLDMSLLDKCTGRRWIRGRRPELYGILTEKQGGELSPREARFSEASTEERS; encoded by the coding sequence ATGATCCTCCGCGCCGCGACCGTTCAGTTTCAGCACGCCCCTGGTGATAAAGCAGCCAACCTGGCCACCGTGGCCAGGTTCGTCGAGTCGGCCGCCGACGAGGGAGTGCGCTTGATTACCTTTCCCGAGATGTGCCTGACCGGCTACTGGCATGTGCGGAATCTCGACCGCGATGCGATTGATGCTTTGGCGGAAGAAGTCCCCGGCGGACCTTCGACCGTGGCGCTGGTGCAGCTGGCCGAAAAGCATCAGATGATCGTCGGGGCCGGGCTCATCGAGCGGGCAAGCGACGGCCAGCTTTACAACACATATGTCGTGGCGATGCCTGACGGCAACGTGCATGCCCACCGAAAGCTGCACTGTTTTATCAGCCAGCACATGAGCAGCGGCGATCGTTATACGGTCTTCGACTCTCCCCTGGGCTGTAAGCTTGGTGTATTGATCTGCTGGGATAACAACCTGGTGGAGAATGCCCGAGCGACGGCACTGCTAGGGGCCGATATCCTGCTTGCCCCACATCAAACCGGCGGAACCGCTTCGCGCAGTCCGCATGCGATGGGACGGATCGATCCGGAAGTCTGGCACGCACGTGCGGAAGATCCCCAGCGCTTGGCCGCTGAGGTTAACGGGCCGAAAGGACGCGGGTGGCTACTGCGGTGGTTGCCGGCCCGCGCGCATGATAACGGCTTGTTTCTTCTTTTCAGCAATGGGATTGGTCTGGACGACGACGAAGTGCGAACAGGCAATGCGATGATCCTGGACTGCTACGGCCGGATCGTGGCGGAAGCGACTGAGCCGAACGATTCGATCGTCGTTGCCGACCTCGACATGAGCTTGCTGGATAAGTGCACCGGCCGGCGGTGGATCCGCGGCCGACGTCCGGAGTTGTACGGCATTCTGACCGAGAAACAAGGCGGCGAACTCTCGCCCCGCGAGGCCCGGTTCTCGGAAGCTTCTACGGAAGAACGTTCCTAG
- a CDS encoding DinB family protein, whose amino-acid sequence METPDSQAWIGAIAATVASYRHMIDATVAQLSDAELHAHPAPGINSVAILLRHLGGNLRSRWTDFLTTDGEKPDRDRDAEFQEWEGDRAALLAHFDAGWDALSSAIKQINPSNIDQRIFIRGERHTIPQALTRSITHITYHVGQIAIVARMVHDGPWHWLTIAPGQSQQHNQRTWGTASSRSIFEDPDAKGDASS is encoded by the coding sequence ATGGAGACCCCCGACAGCCAGGCATGGATCGGCGCGATAGCCGCGACGGTGGCTTCGTATCGGCATATGATCGACGCCACCGTCGCGCAACTCTCCGATGCCGAACTGCATGCCCATCCCGCCCCAGGGATCAATTCGGTCGCGATTCTGCTGCGGCATCTGGGGGGTAACCTTCGCAGCCGTTGGACCGACTTTCTGACGACCGACGGCGAGAAGCCCGATCGTGATCGCGACGCCGAATTCCAAGAGTGGGAAGGGGACCGCGCGGCGCTGTTGGCTCATTTCGACGCCGGCTGGGATGCGTTGAGTTCCGCAATCAAGCAAATCAATCCGTCGAACATCGACCAGCGCATCTTCATCCGTGGAGAACGCCACACAATCCCCCAGGCCCTCACGCGTTCGATAACCCACATCACCTATCACGTCGGCCAGATCGCCATCGTAGCTCGGATGGTGCACGACGGCCCGTGGCATTGGCTAACGATCGCCCCCGGCCAAAGCCAGCAGCACAACCAGCGTACGTGGGGCACGGCATCCAGCCGCAGCATTTTTGAAGATCCGGACGCAAAGGGTGACGCTTCCTCCTAG
- a CDS encoding glycoside hydrolase family 88 protein, producing the protein MTDQRIEQYTQALQFAEKQVAATSTQHPDYFPIYTEGGKWRHDKELWTDWCAGFYAGMMWQFHLRTGDPAWREKAEHYSKLLEHRQHDRDVHDLGFIFLSTYLPWYQLTGDKHLHDVLIQAGRTLAMRFKEKGQYLRSFVSDDSLFIDIMMNVPIIFYAAIETGDEELMRRAVNHCQTTRDTIVRENGSTAHEGMFNLETGEFLKQTTHQGLRGDSSWARGLAWSLYGYSKCYQLTKDEQYLEVSMRNADFWIANLPEDKVPFWDFDADLSQPAPWGAQKETSAGAIAASGLLDLSRQVKDSAKGAQYKETALAMLDALVTPQYLAINDEGWEGILKHGVYHTEKDLGVDESVMFGEYFFVEALTKVVRDAYPITYEAPKA; encoded by the coding sequence ATGACCGACCAGCGCATCGAGCAGTACACCCAGGCCCTGCAGTTCGCCGAAAAGCAGGTTGCCGCGACCAGCACGCAGCATCCCGACTACTTCCCGATTTATACGGAAGGTGGCAAGTGGCGGCATGACAAAGAGTTATGGACCGACTGGTGTGCTGGCTTCTATGCGGGGATGATGTGGCAGTTTCACCTGCGGACCGGCGACCCCGCCTGGCGCGAAAAGGCCGAGCACTACTCGAAGTTATTGGAGCACCGCCAGCACGACCGCGACGTGCACGATCTGGGATTCATCTTCTTGAGCACTTACCTCCCCTGGTACCAGCTGACCGGTGATAAGCACCTGCACGATGTGCTGATCCAGGCCGGGCGAACGCTCGCCATGCGTTTCAAGGAGAAGGGTCAATACCTGCGAAGCTTCGTTTCGGACGATTCGCTGTTCATCGACATCATGATGAACGTGCCGATCATCTTCTACGCGGCGATCGAAACCGGCGACGAGGAACTGATGCGCCGCGCCGTGAATCACTGCCAGACTACCCGCGACACGATTGTTCGCGAGAACGGTTCGACGGCGCACGAAGGGATGTTTAACCTCGAAACGGGCGAATTCCTGAAGCAAACCACCCACCAAGGTCTGCGTGGTGACAGCAGCTGGGCCCGCGGTTTGGCGTGGTCGCTGTATGGGTACTCGAAGTGCTATCAACTGACCAAAGACGAGCAGTATCTGGAAGTTTCGATGCGAAACGCCGACTTCTGGATCGCCAATTTGCCGGAAGATAAGGTGCCGTTCTGGGACTTCGATGCCGACCTGAGCCAGCCAGCTCCGTGGGGAGCGCAGAAAGAGACCTCGGCCGGAGCAATCGCCGCGTCGGGCCTATTGGACCTGAGCCGGCAGGTGAAGGATTCTGCGAAAGGGGCGCAGTATAAGGAAACTGCCTTGGCGATGCTCGACGCGTTGGTAACCCCCCAGTACCTGGCCATTAACGACGAAGGCTGGGAAGGCATTCTGAAGCACGGGGTGTACCACACCGAGAAAGATCTGGGCGTAGACGAGTCGGTAATGTTCGGCGAATACTTCTTCGTCGAAGCCCTGACCAAGGTGGTTCGGGACGCCTACCCGATCACTTACGAAGCGCCCAAAGCTTAG
- a CDS encoding tRNA (cytidine(34)-2'-O)-methyltransferase, with translation MYDPVFHIVLFAPEIPPNTGNIGRTCVATGSKLWLVEPLGFQVDDTALRRAGMDYWQHLNWEVVPNWETLQQRLKSNRKWYLTKTAKRSYATVNFEKGDAFVFGCESKGLPRELVEANDQTAISVPMRTDVRSLNLASTAAVIAYEGVRQLTLAGEYSLPIGESPIG, from the coding sequence ATGTACGACCCTGTCTTTCATATCGTGCTGTTCGCCCCCGAGATCCCCCCAAACACGGGCAATATCGGGCGAACGTGCGTCGCCACCGGCAGCAAACTGTGGCTGGTCGAACCACTGGGTTTTCAGGTCGACGACACGGCTCTCCGCCGCGCCGGCATGGACTACTGGCAGCATCTGAACTGGGAGGTCGTCCCCAATTGGGAGACCCTTCAACAGCGTCTTAAGTCCAATCGCAAGTGGTACTTAACCAAGACCGCCAAGCGTAGCTACGCGACCGTCAACTTTGAAAAGGGAGACGCGTTCGTCTTCGGCTGCGAGTCCAAAGGCCTGCCGCGGGAGCTGGTCGAAGCGAATGACCAGACCGCCATTTCGGTCCCGATGCGTACCGATGTCCGCAGCTTGAACCTGGCTTCAACGGCCGCGGTGATCGCCTACGAAGGAGTCCGACAACTGACCCTCGCCGGTGAATATTCTTTACCCATTGGCGAGTCTCCGATTGGGTAA
- a CDS encoding DUF1570 domain-containing protein — protein sequence MGRFQQLVELRLALLVGSCAWLAVGCTMWSNQIHDPPPTFVDDVPLKIEADFDLQDDSQVLQEVRNLKMELRDDLGIPFSNDKIHVRIFRDGTTFAEFTQQHFPQLNGRRALFVVERGEYYVYAIWSESVLSDLRHELTHAYLNSSVGTLPLWLDEGLAEYYEVAGVPGRLNREHLPWLADGMRRGNWQPDLERLATLAKPEQMAANDYAEAWLWVHYLMQNQRSDIIRSYLVARRDKQIVDPIPLAIRNTIPQAELKLASHISTTYPVDKPRLP from the coding sequence ATGGGTCGCTTCCAACAACTTGTCGAACTTCGCCTGGCACTGCTGGTCGGTAGCTGCGCTTGGCTCGCGGTTGGTTGTACGATGTGGAGCAACCAGATCCATGATCCCCCGCCGACGTTCGTCGATGATGTTCCGCTGAAGATTGAAGCCGACTTCGATCTGCAAGACGATAGCCAGGTGCTGCAAGAGGTCCGCAATCTGAAGATGGAATTGCGGGACGACCTGGGCATTCCATTCTCGAACGACAAGATTCACGTCCGTATCTTCCGCGATGGGACGACGTTCGCCGAGTTCACTCAGCAGCACTTCCCGCAGCTCAACGGACGCCGAGCCCTGTTTGTGGTCGAACGCGGTGAGTACTACGTCTATGCGATCTGGTCCGAGAGTGTCCTGTCTGATCTGCGGCATGAACTGACGCACGCGTATCTCAATTCGTCGGTTGGTACCCTTCCCTTGTGGCTCGACGAAGGCCTGGCCGAATACTACGAAGTGGCTGGCGTGCCGGGACGGCTCAATCGCGAGCATCTTCCCTGGCTGGCCGATGGCATGCGAAGGGGCAACTGGCAGCCGGATCTGGAACGGTTGGCCACGCTGGCCAAGCCAGAGCAGATGGCCGCGAACGATTACGCCGAAGCATGGCTGTGGGTCCATTACCTGATGCAGAACCAACGTAGCGATATCATTCGCAGTTACCTCGTTGCCCGCCGCGACAAGCAAATTGTCGATCCGATTCCACTCGCCATCCGCAACACGATTCCGCAAGCGGAACTTAAACTGGCCAGTCACATCAGCACAACCTACCCTGTCGACAAACCACGCCTGCCATGA
- a CDS encoding 3-keto-disaccharide hydrolase, whose translation MNTIPYVSLTLFIVSFCFLPGSLVAEDASSWKSLFNGKDLTGWQANAHPESFTVTDGKLKAHGKNGMAHLFYVGDTDQDVQFKDFELVAVARSEPGSNSGFFFHTDRELRGGKYLNKGYEVQLNSSAKEKNKTGSLYAVVQVDQSPVDETEWFTIRIRVQGKRIQVHVNDQQLVDYTEPDNPERPASRAKRLIDPNGGALAIQAHDPGSVFYFQEIRLREL comes from the coding sequence GTGAACACCATCCCGTACGTTTCGCTGACGCTATTCATCGTGTCGTTCTGCTTTTTGCCCGGCAGTCTGGTGGCCGAGGACGCCTCGTCTTGGAAATCACTTTTCAATGGCAAAGACCTAACCGGCTGGCAGGCCAATGCCCATCCCGAGTCGTTCACCGTCACCGACGGCAAGTTGAAAGCCCATGGCAAGAACGGCATGGCGCACCTCTTTTACGTGGGGGACACCGACCAAGACGTCCAGTTCAAGGACTTTGAACTCGTCGCCGTGGCTCGCAGCGAGCCTGGCTCGAACTCTGGTTTCTTCTTTCACACCGATCGCGAGCTTCGCGGCGGCAAGTATCTGAACAAAGGGTACGAAGTACAGCTCAATAGTTCCGCGAAAGAAAAGAACAAAACGGGCAGTCTTTATGCCGTCGTCCAGGTCGACCAGTCCCCCGTCGACGAGACGGAGTGGTTCACGATCCGCATTCGAGTGCAAGGCAAACGAATCCAAGTTCACGTGAACGACCAGCAATTGGTCGATTACACCGAGCCTGACAACCCCGAGCGTCCCGCCAGCCGAGCCAAGCGACTGATCGATCCCAACGGCGGAGCCCTGGCCATTCAAGCCCACGACCCCGGAAGCGTGTTCTACTTCCAAGAGATCCGCCTGCGCGAACTTTGA
- a CDS encoding IS110 family RNA-guided transposase, which translates to MFIGIDVSKDKLDVAIGDAVRQWPNTPEGHQQIVQELKSLSIDGVVLEGTGGYEKAIVGELGAALLPVAVVNPRQVRNYARATGKLAKTDEIDACILAEFGQAVRLTFRPIPSKEQLRLQQQIARRRQLIGMLTAEKNRLQQSDDKLVQRSIKAVIRTLQSQLDQLDGDLQQTIQQTPVWRTKDDLLKSVPGIGPHTSLSLLAELPELGSCSRHQIAALAGVAPINRDSGKFRGVRTTWGGRTTVRSALYMATLSAIRHNPKIKPYYRRLRDAGKRAKVAIVACMRKLLCILNAMLREQKTWQTTPQTA; encoded by the coding sequence ATGTTTATTGGAATTGATGTCTCGAAAGACAAACTTGATGTTGCGATCGGTGACGCCGTACGGCAATGGCCCAACACGCCGGAAGGCCATCAACAAATTGTTCAAGAGCTGAAGTCGCTCTCGATTGACGGAGTCGTTCTGGAAGGCACTGGTGGATACGAGAAAGCCATCGTTGGTGAACTGGGCGCCGCATTACTTCCGGTGGCAGTCGTCAATCCACGGCAAGTACGAAACTACGCTCGCGCGACCGGCAAGTTGGCCAAGACCGACGAGATTGACGCGTGCATCCTGGCCGAGTTTGGCCAAGCCGTTCGCCTCACGTTTCGGCCGATTCCCAGTAAAGAACAGCTGCGTTTGCAGCAGCAAATCGCTCGTCGACGACAATTGATTGGCATGCTGACGGCGGAGAAGAACCGCCTCCAACAGTCGGATGACAAGCTTGTCCAGCGCAGCATTAAGGCCGTGATTCGAACGCTCCAAAGTCAGCTCGATCAACTAGATGGCGACCTCCAGCAAACCATTCAGCAGACGCCTGTTTGGCGAACCAAAGACGATCTGCTCAAAAGTGTTCCTGGCATCGGTCCCCATACTTCACTGTCTCTCTTGGCGGAACTTCCCGAACTTGGCAGCTGCTCGCGGCATCAAATCGCGGCGTTGGCAGGCGTGGCCCCGATCAATCGCGACAGCGGCAAGTTCCGCGGAGTGCGCACCACGTGGGGAGGGCGTACGACCGTTCGCTCCGCGCTCTACATGGCGACGCTCTCAGCGATCCGCCACAATCCCAAGATTAAACCGTATTACCGTCGACTGCGAGACGCCGGAAAGCGTGCGAAAGTTGCCATCGTGGCGTGCATGAGAAAGCTACTGTGCATCCTCAACGCCATGCTTCGAGAACAAAAAACATGGCAGACCACGCCCCAAACGGCTTGA
- the ispG gene encoding (E)-4-hydroxy-3-methylbut-2-enyl-diphosphate synthase has product MEIVRNPTRSVAIGSITIGSGHPIAVQSMTATKTQDIDATVAQVTDLEKAGADVIRIAVDNKKDAEALAEIRKQTTGNLSVDLQENYRLAELVAPHVDKIRYNPGHLYHHEREKPWQEKVEYLIGIAKDNDCAVRIGVNCGSVDPAKLALYEKDDSITPMLESAWEHCDLVDSLGFHRFCVSLKDSDPQKVIEVNRRFAKKRPDVPLHLGVTEAGMPPDGIIKTRIAFEQLIGTGIGDTIRVSLTVPNSRKGEEIEAGRKILDDIAAGRVRTVVDYGLQTLNIISCPSCSRVENEAFVDLAAKVKELTEYAKDHKITIAVMGCRVNGPGETDDADLGLWCGPNFVNLKRGGEAIGAFGYEEVLEKLKEELDQLIDAQTVG; this is encoded by the coding sequence TTGGAAATCGTTCGCAATCCGACGCGCAGTGTCGCGATCGGCAGCATCACCATCGGATCTGGCCACCCGATCGCCGTCCAAAGTATGACGGCGACCAAGACTCAGGACATTGATGCCACCGTCGCCCAGGTCACCGACCTGGAGAAGGCCGGTGCCGACGTCATTCGGATTGCCGTCGACAATAAGAAGGACGCCGAAGCGCTGGCCGAGATTCGCAAGCAAACCACCGGCAACCTTTCGGTTGACCTGCAAGAGAACTACCGGCTGGCCGAATTGGTCGCTCCCCACGTCGACAAGATCCGCTACAACCCCGGGCACCTTTACCACCACGAGCGCGAGAAGCCGTGGCAGGAGAAGGTCGAGTACCTTATTGGCATCGCCAAGGATAACGACTGTGCCGTTCGCATTGGGGTGAACTGCGGCAGCGTTGATCCTGCCAAGCTGGCCCTCTACGAAAAAGACGACTCGATCACGCCGATGCTGGAAAGTGCCTGGGAGCACTGCGACCTGGTCGACAGTCTGGGTTTCCACCGCTTCTGCGTTTCGCTGAAGGATAGCGATCCGCAAAAGGTGATTGAGGTGAATCGCCGCTTCGCCAAAAAGCGCCCCGACGTGCCTCTGCACCTGGGTGTCACCGAGGCCGGCATGCCGCCCGATGGCATCATCAAAACACGCATCGCCTTCGAGCAGCTGATCGGCACCGGTATTGGCGACACGATCCGCGTTTCGCTGACGGTCCCCAACTCGCGCAAGGGGGAAGAGATCGAAGCAGGCCGCAAGATCCTGGACGACATCGCCGCCGGCCGCGTTCGTACAGTAGTCGATTACGGATTGCAAACGCTCAACATCATCAGCTGCCCGAGTTGTTCGCGGGTCGAGAACGAAGCGTTCGTCGATCTGGCGGCCAAGGTGAAAGAGCTGACCGAGTATGCGAAGGATCATAAGATCACCATCGCCGTGATGGGTTGCCGCGTGAATGGCCCCGGCGAGACCGATGATGCCGATCTCGGTTTGTGGTGCGGGCCCAACTTCGTGAACCTCAAACGCGGTGGCGAAGCGATTGGCGCGTTTGGCTACGAAGAAGTGCTCGAGAAACTGAAGGAAGAGCTGGATCAGCTGATCGATGCTCAAACGGTTGGTTAA